A genomic region of Pseudomonadota bacterium contains the following coding sequences:
- a CDS encoding alpha/beta hydrolase has product MTDLSLRPFRDCSKAPPTVTRIQLSDGRMLAFSEYGIPGGKPIFYCHGFPASRLEARLLEPAAVKLGLRLISVDRPGYGLSDFTQNHTLAAWPGDLTQLAKVLGTERFAILGVSGGGPYALACAHAIPERLTAAALVGGLGPVFEPWAIQGQRWHARLGFFLARRARWLLKPLYGIGPPFLMGKYPEIAYSLLTALADDTDRAALTRPEIRPPIVASMREAFRQGARAAMHEFALYANPWGFEFSNIALPVTLWQGGRDQIVPPAHARYLAAALPRSDLRLLPNEGHFSLPINYMHEILGKLGSSLPSFRLER; this is encoded by the coding sequence ATGACCGACTTAAGCTTAAGACCGTTCCGGGATTGTAGCAAAGCGCCGCCTACAGTGACCCGCATCCAGCTTAGCGACGGGCGCATGCTCGCTTTCAGCGAGTACGGGATCCCGGGCGGTAAACCGATCTTTTACTGTCACGGCTTTCCCGCCTCGCGGCTCGAAGCGCGGCTCCTCGAGCCGGCCGCAGTCAAGCTCGGGCTGCGCTTGATTTCGGTAGACCGTCCGGGCTACGGTCTCTCCGATTTTACGCAGAATCACACGCTGGCCGCATGGCCGGGGGACCTCACGCAGTTGGCTAAGGTCTTGGGTACCGAGCGCTTTGCGATCCTGGGCGTTTCCGGCGGCGGCCCCTATGCTCTCGCGTGCGCGCACGCCATTCCCGAGCGGCTCACCGCGGCCGCCCTCGTCGGTGGCCTCGGACCGGTCTTCGAGCCGTGGGCGATTCAAGGGCAACGTTGGCACGCCCGGCTCGGCTTTTTTTTAGCCCGGCGGGCCCGCTGGTTGTTAAAGCCTCTCTACGGCATCGGCCCGCCCTTCCTCATGGGCAAGTATCCAGAGATCGCCTATTCCCTGCTCACCGCGCTGGCCGACGATACCGACCGCGCGGCGTTAACGCGCCCCGAGATACGCCCCCCGATTGTGGCCTCCATGCGGGAAGCGTTTCGGCAAGGAGCACGCGCGGCGATGCATGAGTTCGCGCTCTACGCGAATCCCTGGGGTTTTGAGTTCTCGAACATCGCGCTGCCGGTCACACTCTGGCAGGGTGGCCGCGATCAAATAGTGCCGCCCGCGCACGCCCGTTACCTGGCCGCTGCCTTACCTCGGTCTGATCTACGCTTGCTACCGAATGAAGGTCATTTCTCACTGCCTATCAACTATATGCATGAGATCCTCGGCAAATTGGGGTCAAGTCTCCCATCTTTCAGATTAGAGAGGTAA